Below is a window of Ferrimicrobium sp. DNA.
CGTCGAGGCCTTGAGTCCCTTACCCGCTCCTGAGACACCAGAGTAGCCGTCAACAATGACTAGCTCGTCACCGATACACGACCTCGCAACAAGTGGCCACAATCCGAGGCTCGCAGCCGTCACATAACAACCTGGAACTCCAATGAGTCGGGCACCAACGAGTTCTGCACGTCGAACCTCCACAAGCCCATAGACACTCTCTTGCAGTAGATCAACGGCCTTATGCGGCGTGCCGTACCAGAACTCGTACTCACCTGGATCCTTGAATCGGAAATCAGCACCAAGGTCGATGACCTGAACACCACGCCCTAGAAGATCAGGTGCCAACTCCTGGCTCAATCCATGAGGTAACCCAAGTATGACGGTCTCTGCCCCATGGAGATCAGACCCCAGCGTTTCCACGACGAGCCCTGACCGATCGGCCCCAGCACCCGGGAGAATCGCACTCAACGGCTCCCCAGCCGCGTCCTGCCCCTGCACCGCGACCAGATCTAGGCGCGGATGTCCAAGCGCAAGCTGACAGGTCACCTGCCCCACATAACCAGACGCACCTACGACCGCAATTCTCATAGTCCATAAGTATAAGTTCTCACGTATATTCATACAGCACAAGAAACGATTAAATACTTTCCGGTTAAGATGACAGACGACAAAGGAGTGCCAATGACCTTCATCCAAGCCTATGAACAGATGTGGCTCAACTACACCAACTTCCGCGGGCGTGCGAACCGCCCTGCCTACTGGAAAGCCGTGGCCGTCAACCTAGTCCTCTCGATCA
It encodes the following:
- the argC gene encoding N-acetyl-gamma-glutamyl-phosphate reductase — translated: MRIAVVGASGYVGQVTCQLALGHPRLDLVAVQGQDAAGEPLSAILPGAGADRSGLVVETLGSDLHGAETVILGLPHGLSQELAPDLLGRGVQVIDLGADFRFKDPGEYEFWYGTPHKAVDLLQESVYGLVEVRRAELVGARLIGVPGCYVTAASLGLWPLVARSCIGDELVIVDGYSGVSGAGKGLKASTHFVSVNENLSTYGLLDHRHTGEMEMNLGRRVLFTPHLAPITRGILATSYAVPMEGSKPLMGEGLLELYREIYADSPFVRVVDRPPGTREVLGTNFIAIHPVYDPRTNRYVVISVIDNLVKGAAGQAIQALNVSQGWPEELGLDQLGVWP